A portion of the Edaphobacter bradus genome contains these proteins:
- the holA gene encoding DNA polymerase III subunit delta: MPTSLRSFAATDRFVTEIASPSTIRPGYVLAGDEVFLYDRCRKAVLTALVPEGARDFALHDLDLAETSIFEVLDRAQTPSLMAPFQVLFVRGLKGLYGRGSKKEEFAAIDAYFRSPNPQALILFVADHLRIPADLRKMDYQDKERYERIRETLGEWCGMVELARVEEGDAMRWVAATAESRGVRFEQDAARELVDALGADMMMIASEFEKLLLYVEGKGRVTLGDVETMVLAAKQRSLYELTDAISAKDRPRALALLHGLLNASDGGEDAAIGHLYMLARTFRQMLIIAEKNVRDSRAIWQVLWQGFRMPPFAAEDLIKQARRYKSRRELTRAIRLVARADLELRSSPANKLLVLERLVLDLCTEPKPSRYEPSLQFAMEL; the protein is encoded by the coding sequence ATGCCCACCTCACTTCGCAGCTTTGCCGCAACGGACCGCTTCGTAACAGAGATCGCTTCTCCGTCTACGATTCGGCCGGGTTACGTTCTGGCTGGGGACGAGGTGTTTCTGTATGACCGCTGCCGCAAGGCTGTGCTGACGGCGCTGGTTCCGGAGGGGGCGCGAGATTTTGCGCTGCATGACCTGGACCTGGCAGAGACCAGCATCTTCGAGGTGCTCGACCGGGCGCAGACTCCTTCGCTGATGGCGCCGTTTCAGGTGCTCTTTGTGCGCGGCTTGAAGGGGCTCTATGGGCGGGGGAGCAAGAAGGAAGAGTTTGCGGCCATCGATGCCTATTTCCGCTCGCCAAACCCGCAGGCTCTGATTCTCTTTGTCGCGGATCATCTCCGGATTCCGGCGGACCTGCGCAAGATGGATTACCAGGACAAGGAGCGTTACGAGCGCATCCGCGAGACTCTGGGCGAGTGGTGCGGCATGGTGGAGCTGGCCCGCGTTGAGGAGGGCGACGCGATGCGGTGGGTCGCCGCTACAGCCGAGTCGCGCGGAGTGCGGTTTGAGCAGGACGCCGCGCGCGAGCTGGTAGATGCTCTGGGCGCGGACATGATGATGATCGCCAGCGAGTTTGAGAAGCTGCTGCTCTACGTCGAAGGCAAGGGCAGGGTGACGCTGGGCGACGTCGAGACGATGGTGCTGGCGGCCAAGCAGCGCTCGCTTTATGAGCTGACGGACGCGATCAGCGCGAAAGACAGGCCGCGCGCCCTGGCGCTGCTGCACGGACTGCTGAATGCGTCCGATGGCGGCGAAGACGCGGCGATCGGGCACCTGTATATGCTTGCGCGCACGTTCCGGCAGATGCTCATTATCGCGGAGAAGAATGTCCGCGATTCGCGGGCGATCTGGCAGGTCCTGTGGCAGGGGTTCCGGATGCCGCCGTTTGCCGCCGAAGACCTGATCAAGCAGGCACGCAGGTACAAGTCGCGACGCGAGCTTACGCGGGCGATTCGCCTGGTGGCGCGGGCAGACCTTGAGTTGCGGAGTTCGCCGGCCAATAAGCTGCTGGTGCTGGAGCGGCTGGTTCTCGACCTTTGCACCGAGCCGAAGCCGAGCCGGTATGAGCCGTCGCTGCAGTTTGCGATGGAGCTTTAG
- the lptE gene encoding LPS assembly lipoprotein LptE, with protein sequence MTLRALTLLLLTTLTGCGYHQAGSATHLPPNVATVGVPVFATHVQAYRTEMAFTQAVVHELNTRTRYRVLTSDTADADATLRGTILSETIAPLTYDATTSQSSSYMVTVTAKVVLTERDGRVLYENDAITFREQYQSTQDLNGFIQEGSPAITRMSRDFAQAVVSDLLESF encoded by the coding sequence ATGACGCTTCGCGCTCTTACGCTGCTGCTCTTAACGACCCTTACGGGATGTGGCTACCACCAGGCCGGTTCGGCGACTCACCTTCCGCCCAACGTCGCCACGGTTGGGGTGCCCGTATTCGCAACACATGTGCAGGCTTACCGGACGGAGATGGCTTTTACTCAGGCTGTAGTGCATGAACTGAACACACGCACGCGGTACAGGGTGCTTACCAGCGACACGGCCGATGCGGACGCGACGCTACGAGGGACGATCCTCTCCGAGACGATTGCGCCACTGACCTACGACGCTACGACGAGCCAGTCGTCGAGCTACATGGTGACGGTGACGGCGAAGGTGGTGCTTACGGAACGCGATGGCAGGGTGCTCTATGAAAATGACGCCATCACCTTCCGCGAACAGTACCAATCGACGCAGGACCTGAATGGGTTTATTCAGGAGGGTTCGCCCGCGATTACGCGGATGTCGCGTGACTTTGCCCAAGCTGTGGTGAGCGATCTGCTGGAGTCGTTCTAG
- a CDS encoding MFS transporter codes for MPFETPNTGPTVAVANPAPSGFAPLRIPLFRDRWIASTVSSVGTWMQDTAGTWLMTSLTASPLLVALMQTAASLPVLLLGLLAGATADIFDRRKLLIFWQAWMLISVAVLALLTFIGYITPWALLAFTFLLNIGSAMNNPAWQAIVPELVPRELIPDSVSLNAASNNIARAVGPALGGLLVAAFQRVYFGAGAVFLLNALSFAGVIWVLFNWKRTPLFKSALPSERIAGSILTGLRYVRYAPELQASLARAFTFPFFISAIWALLAVVAKKDLNQGALGYGILNGSLGAGAVMGAMLLPRVRRRFTADQIIAFATFYDVITLLILAFAHYPSVIIPALILSGFVWTSTMSTLNTSVQLSVPAWVQARALGTYLMTFQGGMALGSVLWGYVAEHTSTSVALAVSAIGLAITYPLTRSFHILKGPIPDHTPFPARRPAPQPAFPDGDPQLADDPIHAGPVRISIDYCIPAENYAEFTHAIHQLRKVRLRDGAIRWGIYRDAINPEHLNETFIMESWLDFLRSRERITAADEAIRARVRALHKGDESPRATYQIYAKEITPHAPDHS; via the coding sequence ATGCCCTTCGAGACCCCAAACACAGGCCCAACGGTTGCAGTCGCCAACCCGGCCCCGAGCGGCTTCGCACCCCTTCGCATCCCGCTCTTCCGCGACCGCTGGATCGCCTCCACCGTCTCCTCCGTTGGAACCTGGATGCAGGACACAGCTGGAACCTGGCTGATGACCTCGCTCACCGCCTCGCCTCTGCTCGTCGCCCTCATGCAGACCGCGGCCAGCCTGCCCGTGCTTCTGCTCGGCCTGCTCGCCGGAGCCACGGCAGACATCTTCGACCGCCGCAAGCTGCTCATCTTCTGGCAGGCCTGGATGCTGATTTCAGTGGCGGTCCTCGCGCTGCTCACCTTCATTGGCTACATCACTCCCTGGGCACTGCTCGCCTTCACCTTCCTACTGAACATTGGCTCGGCGATGAACAACCCAGCCTGGCAGGCCATCGTTCCCGAACTCGTCCCCCGCGAGCTCATCCCTGACTCGGTCTCGCTCAACGCCGCTTCCAACAACATCGCTCGCGCCGTCGGGCCCGCGCTCGGCGGCCTGCTCGTCGCAGCCTTTCAACGCGTCTACTTCGGCGCAGGAGCGGTCTTTCTCCTCAACGCACTCTCGTTTGCCGGCGTCATCTGGGTTCTCTTCAACTGGAAGCGCACGCCGCTCTTCAAATCGGCGTTGCCTTCGGAGCGCATCGCCGGCTCCATCCTTACCGGGCTGCGCTACGTTCGTTACGCGCCGGAGCTGCAGGCCTCGCTCGCCCGCGCCTTCACCTTTCCCTTCTTCATCTCGGCCATTTGGGCGCTCCTGGCCGTCGTCGCTAAGAAAGATCTGAACCAGGGCGCGCTCGGCTACGGCATCCTCAACGGCTCCCTCGGCGCAGGAGCGGTCATGGGCGCCATGCTGCTGCCGCGTGTCCGACGACGCTTCACTGCCGACCAGATCATCGCCTTCGCCACCTTCTACGACGTCATCACATTGCTGATCCTGGCCTTCGCGCACTATCCCTCAGTCATCATCCCGGCGCTCATCCTCTCCGGTTTTGTCTGGACCAGCACCATGTCCACGCTCAACACCTCGGTTCAACTCTCCGTGCCGGCCTGGGTGCAGGCACGCGCGCTCGGAACCTACCTGATGACCTTCCAGGGAGGAATGGCGCTCGGCTCCGTCCTCTGGGGATACGTTGCGGAACACACCTCAACCTCGGTTGCTCTCGCGGTTTCGGCTATTGGGCTCGCGATCACCTATCCGCTCACTCGCAGCTTCCACATCCTCAAGGGTCCTATCCCCGACCACACGCCTTTCCCGGCAAGACGCCCCGCACCGCAACCCGCATTCCCCGATGGCGACCCTCAGCTCGCCGACGACCCCATCCACGCCGGCCCCGTCCGCATCTCCATCGACTACTGCATCCCGGCCGAGAACTACGCCGAGTTCACCCACGCCATCCACCAGCTGCGCAAAGTCCGCCTGCGCGACGGAGCCATCCGTTGGGGAATCTACCGCGACGCCATCAACCCCGAGCATCTCAACGAAACCTTCATCATGGAGTCATGGCTCGACTTCCTCCGCTCCCGCGAGCGCATCACAGCAGCCGACGAAGCCATTCGCGCCCGCGTTCGCGCCCTCCACAAGGGCGATGAATCTCCCAGAGCCACCTACCAGATCTACGCGAAAGAGATCACCCCTCACGCTCCTGACCATTCGTAG
- a CDS encoding cold-shock protein, producing MEQGTVKWFNDAKGFGFISRQNGEDVFVHYSAINSSGFKSLQEGQAVQFNVVKGPKGWQASDVQPL from the coding sequence ATGGAACAGGGAACGGTAAAGTGGTTTAACGATGCCAAGGGGTTTGGCTTTATCAGCCGCCAGAACGGCGAGGATGTGTTTGTGCATTACTCGGCGATCAACTCGAGCGGCTTCAAGAGCCTCCAGGAAGGCCAGGCAGTTCAATTCAACGTGGTCAAGGGACCTAAGGGCTGGCAGGCGTCCGACGTTCAGCCTCTGTAA
- a CDS encoding porin — protein sequence MRLDLQFGQATETLQGNPANEPRPEIYRNLFQVYGTYIFPLKRGLTVDVGKWSTRSGSKGTTQGPDELHALVLLRLPALLPYGRQGELQDERQARRELLDRNGTQQSEPTNSFKDELFGYVYTPTPKIAWTMNYYLGQEHPDTLPATNCGTTPVQPGLCLTPVSPAPDGKQHIFDSYVTWNPSEKLSFALEGDYVISREWGTAGPGMSSAPSHVDGGAAYVRYQWRPKQALAARTEYLSDRGGLFSGTTQALKEFTGTYEYRVTEGLMTRLEYRRDWTNVPFFLTNKPNVLAAHQTTATVGLVWWYGGKQGAW from the coding sequence GTGCGGCTGGACCTGCAATTCGGACAGGCGACCGAGACGCTGCAGGGGAATCCTGCAAACGAGCCGAGGCCAGAGATCTACCGGAACCTCTTCCAGGTGTATGGGACGTACATCTTTCCGCTTAAGCGCGGGCTGACAGTGGATGTGGGGAAGTGGTCGACTCGATCGGGATCGAAGGGAACTACACAAGGACCAGATGAACTACACGCGCTCGTTCTACTACGACTACCTGCCCTTCTACCATACGGGCGTCAGGGCGAACTTCAAGATGAACGGCAAGCTCGCCGTGAACTACTGGATCGTAATGGAACTCAGCAGTCTGAGCCGACGAACTCGTTCAAGGATGAGCTGTTCGGGTATGTGTATACGCCGACTCCAAAGATCGCATGGACAATGAACTACTACCTGGGTCAGGAGCATCCTGACACGTTGCCTGCAACGAACTGCGGAACGACGCCGGTACAGCCGGGGTTGTGCCTGACGCCAGTGAGTCCTGCTCCGGATGGCAAGCAGCATATCTTCGACAGCTATGTGACCTGGAATCCGTCGGAGAAGCTGTCGTTTGCGCTGGAAGGAGACTACGTCATCTCACGGGAGTGGGGGACTGCCGGGCCAGGGATGTCGTCTGCGCCATCGCACGTGGACGGAGGCGCGGCATATGTGCGGTATCAGTGGAGGCCGAAGCAGGCCCTGGCCGCAAGGACGGAGTATCTTTCAGACCGTGGTGGACTGTTTAGCGGAACGACGCAGGCACTCAAGGAGTTCACCGGGACGTATGAGTACAGGGTGACGGAGGGGCTTATGACTCGGTTGGAGTACCGGCGCGACTGGACGAACGTGCCTTTCTTCTTGACGAACAAGCCGAACGTGCTCGCGGCACATCAGACTACGGCTACGGTGGGGCTTGTCTGGTGGTATGGGGGCAAGCAGGGAGCGTGGTAG
- a CDS encoding porin: protein MPTQLPGGATLNYLFDGYYGYDFNHPLGRVQYLRAYDVLSNAFSVNQADVVLALDPDVANGRR, encoded by the coding sequence GTGCCGACGCAGCTTCCGGGTGGGGCGACACTGAACTACTTGTTTGACGGCTACTATGGGTACGACTTCAACCATCCACTGGGAAGGGTGCAGTATCTGCGCGCGTATGACGTGCTGAGCAATGCGTTCAGTGTCAATCAGGCGGATGTGGTGCTGGCGCTTGATCCGGATGTGGCCAATGGGCGGCGCTAA
- the cmk gene encoding (d)CMP kinase: protein MTSTPQASPTANTKRQRPVIAIDGPAGAGKSTLAAHLARRFGFLNLETGAMYRALALKAIESDLSFDDEAPLLDLAAYTRISLEPQFEGNRVVLDGIDVSRRVRDSDVTEAASRVSVHPHLRAWMVEQQRALGAAGGVVMEGRDIGTAVFPDAEVKIFLDASPEVRGDRRYRQVISPSNALERPAMQRTPGAEAAQQAILRDLKERDERDRNRVESPLKPAPDAVVLDSTTMTLEEVLARAEEIVRSHLA, encoded by the coding sequence ATGACCTCAACGCCGCAAGCCTCACCGACAGCTAACACGAAGCGCCAGCGTCCCGTAATTGCAATCGACGGCCCTGCGGGCGCAGGCAAGAGCACGCTCGCCGCTCATCTTGCACGCCGCTTCGGATTCCTGAACCTCGAAACCGGCGCGATGTACCGCGCGCTCGCTCTCAAGGCCATCGAGAGCGATCTCTCGTTTGACGATGAAGCGCCTTTGCTTGATCTCGCAGCATACACGCGAATCTCGCTTGAGCCGCAGTTCGAGGGCAATCGCGTCGTGCTCGATGGCATCGACGTCTCGCGCCGCGTGCGCGACTCCGACGTGACTGAGGCGGCCTCCCGCGTCTCTGTCCATCCGCATCTTCGCGCCTGGATGGTCGAACAGCAGCGAGCACTCGGCGCCGCCGGCGGGGTAGTTATGGAGGGCCGTGACATCGGGACCGCTGTCTTCCCCGATGCCGAGGTCAAGATCTTCCTCGACGCTTCGCCCGAGGTTCGTGGCGACCGCCGCTATCGCCAGGTTATTTCACCATCGAACGCTCTGGAGAGGCCGGCTATGCAACGAACTCCAGGGGCTGAGGCGGCTCAGCAGGCAATTCTTCGTGATCTGAAAGAGCGCGACGAACGGGACCGCAACCGTGTCGAATCGCCCCTCAAGCCGGCACCGGACGCCGTTGTCCTCGATTCGACCACGATGACTTTGGAGGAGGTTCTCGCCCGTGCCGAGGAGATCGTCCGTTCGCATCTTGCATAG
- a CDS encoding 2-oxoglutarate dehydrogenase E1 component, with the protein MATKAEPLQQATAVEQNEREVIFDIFRRWGYLQASLDPLGQYLPPEPFPTPTPEGELAAEARSYYCGTIAAEFMHIASPEQRQWLEEQMERQPAKENQKHILTQLIHADLFEQVIQSRYLGTKRFSLEGLTALIPFLDRVLEVSSGLGVEKMMIAMSHRGRLNVMTNTVGRAPSEIFTKFEDVDPRSTMGGGDVKYHVGATGDYTSPDGKVINIHLASNPSHLEAIDPVVLGRTRAKQERIGKGGKRAILPLIIHGDAAFAGQGVLAETLNMATLHGYNVGGTIHVIVNNLLGFTAIPEESNSSRFSTDIAKRLPIPIFHVNAEDPDAVVRVAAIATAYRQRFHSDIVVDLVGYRRHGHSEVDDPTVTQPRRYAVIKDRPPLYQLYAKSIGVDPTEEAQDVQKELLDDQKAATKADHKPKLHELPSYWDAYKGGEFDPTDEVTTGLSAERVLELTKRLTAYPEGFHIHPKVKKLLEQRLEMGEGKRPFDYGMAELVAFASLLEAGTLVRLTGQDSQRGTFNQRHAVMVDTETELRYMPLSHLTKDQARFEVYNSLLSEAAVLGFEYGFSRDYPEALVLWEAQFGDFANGAQIIIDQFIAASEAKWGLLSGVVLLLPHGYEGQGPEHSSARIERYLQLAANDNIQICQPSNAAQYFHLLRRQAMRSWRKPLIVFTPKSMLRHPDASSTLADFGRDRFLNVLPDNEVENPRRLLVCSGKIGHNLRVEREKRKDKSVGIIFLEQMYPWPEEELQAALDQHPNAEEIVWVQEEPANMGAFFYVMPLLRRVARDRAVLSVKRSASATPATGSAKAHDIEEKTLIDVALGTAGSDD; encoded by the coding sequence ATGGCTACAAAGGCAGAGCCGCTCCAGCAGGCAACCGCAGTTGAACAAAATGAACGTGAAGTCATCTTCGATATCTTTCGCCGCTGGGGATACCTGCAGGCCTCACTTGATCCGCTTGGCCAGTACCTTCCGCCCGAGCCGTTTCCCACGCCCACGCCTGAAGGCGAACTGGCCGCCGAAGCGCGCAGCTACTACTGCGGAACCATCGCCGCAGAGTTCATGCACATCGCCAGTCCCGAGCAGCGCCAGTGGCTCGAAGAGCAGATGGAGCGCCAGCCCGCGAAGGAGAATCAGAAGCACATCCTCACGCAGCTCATCCATGCCGATCTCTTCGAGCAGGTGATCCAGTCGCGCTACCTAGGTACCAAGCGCTTCTCGCTCGAAGGACTCACAGCGCTGATCCCCTTTCTCGACCGCGTGCTCGAAGTCAGCTCCGGACTCGGCGTCGAAAAGATGATGATCGCGATGAGCCATCGCGGCCGGCTCAACGTGATGACCAACACCGTCGGTCGCGCGCCCTCTGAGATCTTCACCAAGTTCGAAGACGTCGATCCGCGCAGCACCATGGGCGGCGGCGATGTGAAGTATCACGTCGGCGCAACCGGCGACTACACCTCGCCCGACGGCAAGGTCATCAACATCCATCTAGCCTCGAACCCGAGCCACCTCGAAGCCATCGATCCCGTTGTGCTCGGCCGCACGCGCGCCAAGCAGGAGCGCATCGGCAAGGGAGGCAAGCGGGCCATCCTTCCGCTCATCATCCACGGCGACGCGGCCTTCGCCGGCCAAGGCGTCCTCGCCGAGACGCTTAACATGGCAACCCTGCACGGTTACAACGTCGGCGGAACGATTCACGTGATCGTCAACAACCTTCTCGGATTCACCGCGATCCCCGAAGAGTCCAACTCCTCGCGTTTCTCTACCGACATCGCCAAGCGGCTTCCCATCCCGATCTTCCACGTCAACGCCGAAGATCCCGATGCCGTCGTCCGCGTCGCCGCCATCGCCACCGCATATCGCCAGCGCTTCCACTCCGACATCGTCGTCGATCTCGTCGGCTATCGCCGCCACGGACACAGCGAGGTCGACGACCCGACCGTCACGCAGCCGCGCCGCTACGCCGTCATCAAAGACCGCCCGCCGCTCTACCAGCTCTACGCGAAGAGCATCGGTGTCGATCCCACCGAAGAGGCGCAGGATGTCCAGAAGGAACTGCTCGACGACCAGAAGGCTGCCACCAAGGCAGACCACAAGCCGAAACTTCACGAGCTGCCCAGCTACTGGGATGCCTATAAGGGCGGCGAGTTCGACCCCACCGATGAGGTCACAACCGGCCTCTCCGCTGAACGCGTCCTCGAACTCACGAAGCGTCTCACTGCTTACCCTGAGGGCTTCCACATTCATCCCAAGGTGAAGAAGCTCCTCGAGCAACGCCTCGAGATGGGCGAGGGCAAGCGACCCTTCGACTACGGCATGGCTGAGCTCGTCGCCTTCGCCTCCCTGCTCGAAGCCGGGACTCTGGTGCGCCTAACCGGCCAGGACTCGCAGCGCGGAACCTTCAACCAGCGCCACGCCGTCATGGTCGACACCGAGACTGAGCTCCGCTACATGCCTCTCTCGCACCTCACCAAAGATCAGGCACGGTTTGAGGTCTACAACTCCCTGCTCTCCGAGGCCGCCGTTCTCGGCTTTGAGTACGGCTTCTCGCGCGACTATCCCGAGGCCCTTGTGCTCTGGGAGGCGCAGTTCGGCGACTTCGCCAACGGCGCGCAGATCATCATCGACCAGTTCATCGCCGCCAGCGAGGCAAAATGGGGCCTGCTCTCCGGCGTCGTCCTGCTGCTTCCGCACGGCTACGAGGGCCAGGGCCCGGAGCACTCGAGCGCGCGCATCGAGCGCTACCTGCAACTCGCGGCCAACGACAACATCCAGATCTGCCAGCCGTCGAACGCCGCGCAGTACTTCCACCTGCTGCGCCGTCAGGCGATGCGTTCATGGCGCAAGCCACTCATCGTCTTTACGCCGAAGAGCATGCTGCGCCACCCCGACGCCTCATCAACGCTCGCTGACTTCGGGCGCGACCGCTTCCTGAACGTGCTTCCCGACAACGAGGTTGAGAACCCTCGCCGTCTGCTGGTCTGCAGCGGCAAGATCGGCCACAATCTCCGCGTCGAACGCGAAAAGCGCAAGGACAAGAGCGTCGGCATCATCTTTCTCGAGCAGATGTATCCGTGGCCCGAAGAGGAGCTGCAGGCCGCGCTCGACCAGCATCCCAACGCCGAGGAAATCGTCTGGGTCCAGGAAGAGCCGGCCAACATGGGCGCTTTCTTCTACGTGATGCCGCTTCTCCGCCGTGTCGCCCGCGACCGCGCTGTGCTAAGCGTCAAACGCAGCGCCAGCGCGACCCCTGCCACCGGCTCGGCCAAGGCACACGATATCGAGGAGAAGACCCTGATCGACGTCGCACTCGGTACAGCCGGCTCCGACGACTAA